Proteins co-encoded in one Oncorhynchus masou masou isolate Uvic2021 chromosome 22, UVic_Omas_1.1, whole genome shotgun sequence genomic window:
- the LOC135508946 gene encoding UDP-glucuronosyltransferase 2C1-like, whose product MDGRMYQPTLISLVVLLFTLSNIVYGGKILIYPMDGSHWVNMRVIIEELHSKGHDITVVRASNSWYIKENSPHYTTITIPNTGGFDENFFGEFILSKHLKIQREQGKSFWTELKLQSSMKETFFEFHKNMAEMITRVLEDRKLIQSLQDAKFDLVLTDPGIGGGTILARVLHLPLVYNVRWTIQGEAHLVIAPSPLSYVPYTATELTDKMTFLQRVTNVLAYILGTYTLTSITESNYKPIVQRFFGPDVDYNAFFQEADIWLMRSDFVFEFPKPTMPNIVYIGGFQCKPSEPLPQDLEEFVQSSSEHGVVMMTLGTLVAELPEDIADEIAAAFAQLPQKVIWRYTGQRPSTLGNNTLLVDWLPQNDLLGHPKTRAFVAHGGTNGVQEAIYHGVPVVGLPLAFDQSDNLSKLKERGAANTVDIVTMDRNVFLEALKAVLHEPSYRENMQRLSRLHRDQPIKPLDKAVFWIEFVMRHKGARHLRTESYKMSWIVYHSVDVMATLLACVLLVTLVCLGVVRCVWRKVFCRNKVKSE is encoded by the exons ATGGACGGAAGGATGTATCAACCAACCCTTATCTCATTGGTCGTATTGCTCTTCACCCTGTCCAATATTGTCTATGGGGGTAAAATATTAATCTACCCAATGGATGGAAGCCACTGGGTCAACATGAGAGTCATCATCGAAGAGTTGCATTCCAAAGGCCATGACATCACAGTGGTGCGAGCGTCAAACAGCTGGTACATCAAGGAGAATTCCCCCCACTACACCACCATTACCATCCCCAACACTGGTGGCTTCGATGAAAACTTCTTTGGTGAATTTATATTAAGTAAACATCTGAAGATTCAAAGGGAGCAGGGGAAAAGTTTTTGGACCGAACTCAAGCTTCAGTCATCAATGAAGGAGACTTTTTTCGAGTTCCACAAGAACATGGCTGAAATGATCACTCGTGTCCTTGAAGACAGAAAGTTGATCCAGTCTCTCCAGGATGCTAAGTTTGATTTGGTTCTGACAGATCCTGGGATTGGTGGAGGGACGATCTTAGCCCGCGTCCTCCACCTTCCTCTGGTTTACAATGTCAGATGGACCATTCAAGGTGAAGCTCATTTGGTCATCGCCCCGTCGCCTCTCTCTTACGTCCCATACACAGCCACAGAGTTGACCGACAAGATGACCTTCCTCCAGAGAGTCACCAACGTCTTGGCTTACATACTCGGGACTTACACATTGACATCTATCACAGAATCCAACTACAAACCGATAGTCCAGCGTTTCTTTGGCCCTGACGTCGATTACAACGCATTCTTCCAGGAAGCAGATATCTGGCTCATGAGAAGCGATTTTGTCTTTGAATTTCCAAAACCCACCATGCCGAATATAGTCTACATTGGTGGGTTCCAGTGTAAGCCCTCCGAGCCTCTTCCACAGGACCTGGAGGAGTTTGTTCAGAGTTCCAGCGAGCATGGGGTTGTCATGATGACTCTGGGGACTTTGGTGGCAGAGCTTCCTGAAGATATCGCAGATGAAATCGCTGCCGCCTTCGCTCAGCTGCCTCAGAAGGTCATCTGgag GTATACTGGACAGAGACCCTCTACCCTGGGTAACAACACCCTACTGGTGGACTGGCTTCCCCAGAACGACCTCCTCGGACACCCCAAGACCCGGGCCTTTGTAGCCCATGGAGGAACCAACGGTGTCCAGGAGGCCATTTACCACGGTGTCCCGGTGGTCGGCCTCCCTCTCGCCTTCGACCAGTCCGACAACCTCTCCAAGTTGAAGGAGAGGGGGGCAGCTAACACGGTGGATATCGTCACAATGGACAGAAATGTGTTCCTAGAGGCTTTGAAGGCTGTGCTGCATGAACCGTCCTACAGGGAGAACATGCAGAGGTTGTCCAGACTGCACAGAGACCAACCCATTAAACCACTGGACAAGGCAGTGTTCTGGATCGAGTTTGTTATGAGACATAAAGGAGCTCGTCACCTGAGGACAGAGTCCTATAAGATGTCCTGGATAGTATACCACTCGGTTGATGTGATGGCGACTTTGCTGGCGTGTGTGTTGCTTGTTACGCTGGTTTGCCTGGGAGTCGTAAGATGTGTTTGGCGTAAGGTGTTTTGCAGGAACAAAGTGAAAAGTGAATGA
- the LOC135508947 gene encoding UDP-glucuronosyltransferase 2A1-like, whose amino-acid sequence MDGRMYQPTLISLVVLLFTLSNIVYGGKILIYPMDGSHWVNMRVIIEELHSKGHDITVVRASNSWYIKENSPHYTTITIPNTGGFDENFFGEFILSKHLKIQREQGKSFWTELKLQSSMKETFFEFHKNMAEMITRVLEDRKLIQSLQDAKFDLVLTDPGIGGGTILARVLHLPLVYNVRWTIQGEAHLVIAPSPLSYVPYTPTELTDKMTFLQRVTNVFAYILGSYTLTSITEPNYKPIVQRFFGPDVDYNAFFQEADIWLMRSDFVFEFPKPTMPNIVYIGGFQCKPPEPLPQDLEEFVQSSSEHGVVMMTLGTLVAELPEDIADEIAAAFAQLPQKVIWRYTGQRPSTLGNNTLLVDWLPQNDLLGHPKTRAFVAHGGTNGVQEAIYHGVPVVGLPLAFDQSDNLSKLKERGAANTVDIVTMDRNVFLEALKAVLHEPSYRENMQRLSRLHRDQPIKPLDKAVFWIEFVMRHKGARHLRTESYKMSWIVYHSVDVMATLLACVLLVTLVCLGVVRCVWRKVLCRNKVKSE is encoded by the exons ATGGACGGAAGGATGTATCAACCAACCCTTATTTCATTGGTCGTATTGCTCTTCACCCTGTCCAATATTGTCTATGGGGGTAAAATATTAATCTACCCAATGGATGGAAGCCACTGGGTCAACATGAGAGTCATCATCGAAGAGTTGCATTCCAAAGGCCATGACATCACAGTGGTGCGAGCGTCAAACAGCTGGTACATCAAGGAGAATTCCCCCCACTACACCACCATTACAATCCCCAACACTGGTGGCTTCGATGAAAACTTCTTTGGTGAATTTATATTAAGTAAACATCTGAAGATTCAAAGGGAGCAGGGGAAAAGTTTTTGGACCGAACTCAAGCTTCAGTCATCAATGAAGGAGACTTTTTTCGAGTTCCACAAGAACATGGCTGAAATGATCACTCGTGTCCTTGAAGACAGAAAGTTGATCCAGTCTCTCCAGGATGCTAAGTTTGATTTGGTTCTGACAGATCCTGGGATTGGTGGAGGGACGATCTTAGCCCGCGTCCTCCACCTTCCTCTGGTTTACAATGTCAGATGGACCATTCAAGGTGAAGCTCATTTGGTCATCGCCCCGTCGCCTCTCTCTTACGTCCCATACACACCCACAGAGTTGACCGACAAGATGACCTTCCTCCAGAGAGTCACCAACGTCTTCGCTTACATACTCGGGAGTTACACATTGACATCTATCACAGAACCCAACTACAAACCGATAGTCCAGCGTTTCTTTGGCCCTGACGTCGATTACAACGCATTCTTCCAGGAAGCAGATATCTGGCTCATGAGAAGCGATTTTGTCTTTGAATTTCCGAAACCCACCATGCCGAATATTGTCTACATTGGTGGGTTCCAGTGTAAGCCCCCCGAGCCTCTTCCACAGGACCTGGAGGAGTTTGTTCAGAGTTCCAGCGAGCATGGGGTTGTCATGATGACTCTGGGGACTTTGGTGGCAGAGCTTCCTGAAGATATCGCAGATGAAATCGCTGCCGCCTTCGCTCAGCTGCCTCAGAAGGTCATCTGgag GTATACTGGACAGAGACCCTCTACCCTGGGTAACAACACCCTACTGGTGGACTGGCTTCCCCAGAACGACCTCCTCGGACACCCCAAGACCCGGGCCTTTGTAGCCCATGGAGGAACCAACGGTGTCCAGGAGGCCATTTACCACGGTGTCCCCGTGGTCGGCCTCCCTCTCGCCTTCGACCAGTCCGACAACCTCTCCAAGTTGAAGGAGAGGGGGGCAGCTAACACGGTGGATATCGTCACAATGGACAGAAATGTGTTCCTAGAGGCTTTGAAGGCTGTGCTGCATGAACCGTCCTACAGGGAGAACATGCAGAGGTTGTCCAGACTGCACAGAGACCAACCCATTAAACCACTGGACAAGGCAGTGTTCTGGATCGAGTTTGTTATGAGACATAAAGGAGCTCGTCACCTGAGGACAGAGTCCTATAAGATGTCCTGGATAGTATACCACTCGGTTGATGTGATGGCGACTTTGCTGGCGTGTGTGTTGCTTGTTACGCTGGTTTGCCTGGGAGTCGTAAGATGTGTTTGGCGTAAGGTGTTGTGCAGGAACAAAGTGAAAAGTGAATGA